Below is a genomic region from Methanocaldococcus sp..
ATATATATTGGCAAGATTTATTAATTGGGAAGCATATTTTGGAAATTCTGGATTAGGGAGGGAAAGTAAATCTCTAACTTCATCATATTTTAATTTAGTTTTCCCATCTTGCATAATGTCACCTACTCAATAAAATTTATTTTATGTTTTAGTATTTAATTTATGACTTGTAAATAAATAATTTTTTATTGTTTTTTGGAGATTGTCAAGATAAGGATAAGAGGTAGTTATAGATGGAGG
It encodes:
- a CDS encoding MjaI family restriction endonuclease; amino-acid sequence: MQDGKTKLKYDEVRDLLSLPNPEFPKYASQLINLANIYSQDTRPKNVGQMSELMKEFKANGGKTFEDWKK